The Streptomyces sp. ICC1 DNA window CGCCCCCAAGCGGAGCCTGCTGACGCTGGCCGAGGGCACCCCGGGGCGGATCGAGACCGTGCTGGACGCCGATGTGCAGGAGGCGGCCGAGAAGGCGGTCCTGAAGTTCCCGCAGGCCTCGGTCGTCGCCGTGCAGCCCAGCACCGGAAACGTCCTGGCCCTCGCCGACCACCGCGGGGACGGCTTCCCCGCGTCCATCAGCGGTGCCCGCGCACCGGGCTCCACGATGAAGATCGTGACCGCCGCGATGCTGCTGGACCGGGGCCTGGTGTCGGCGGACAAGGTCGCCGAGTGCCCGGCCGACGTGTCGTGGGAAGGCCGGACCTTCAAGAACCTGAAGGGCTTCAAGCTCGACAACGAGCCCTTCTCCACGAGCTTCGCGCAGTCCTGCAACACCGCCTTCATCAAGCAGATCAAGCCGGTCAACGACATCGGCGCGCTGCCGAAGGAGGCCCGCGAGGTCTTCGGCATCGGCGTCGAGTGGAAGGTCGGCGTGCCCACCGTCGACGGGAAGGTCCCGCCGGCCACCGGGCCGTCGGCGGCCGCCGCGTACATCGGGCAGGGCGAGGTCCAGATGAACCCGCTGACCATGGCCTCGATCACGGCGACGGCCCGGACCGGGGTGTTCCGCCAGCCGGTCGTCGTCAAGTCCTCGCTGGACGGGCGCACGCTCGCGAAGGCCACCCGGTCGATGAAGCCGTCGGTGACGGCGCAACTGGTGCGGATGATGAAGCTGACGGCGACCGAGGGGACGGCCCGGGGTGCGATGGCCTCGGTCGGCGGCTCCGACAAGGGCGCGAAGACCGGCTCGGCGGAGGTCGACGGCGCGCAGAACCCGGACAGCTGGTTCACCGGCTTCAGCGGTGACGTCGCGGCCGCCGCGATGGTCGAGGGCGGCGGCCACGGCGTCGACGCGGCGGGCCCGATCGTGGCGGCGGTGCTGAACGCGGGCTGAGCCCCGCCCGGGTCAGCTCCCGTCAGCGCGCCGTCAGCACCCGGTCAGCGCGCCCGTCAGCGCCCCGGTCAGCGCTCCCGTACGTCGGCCAGGTCGGCGCCCGCGTGGGCGATCAGCTCGCGCGGGGCCATCGGGAACACCGTGTGCGGGGTCCCGGCGGCCGCCCAGACCACCTCGTGGACGAGCAGGGAGCGGTCCGCCAGGACGCGGGTGCGGGTGCGGTGGCCGAAGGGCGGGACCCCGCCGATGGCGTAGCCCGTGGTCTCGCGGACCAGCGCCGCGTCGGCCCGGGTCACGGCGCCGGCGTCCAGTTCCCGGCGCACCGCCTCGACGTCGACCCGCGAGGCCCCGTCCATGAGCACGAGGACGGGCACCCCGTCGGCCGCGAAGATCAGTGACTTCACGATCTGGCTGAGCTCGCACCCGATGGCGGCGGCCGCGTCGGCGGCGGTCCGCGTCCCGTCGGGGAAGCTCCGTACGTCCGGCGCCAGGCCCAGGGAGGCGAGGGCTTCGGCGAAGAGGGGATGTGCGGTGGTCGTCATACGGGCACGCTAACGCGGGACCCCGTACCGGACACCGGATTTCCCCGGGGCGGAACCCGCCCCCGGTCACAGCACTAGAGCGCCGAGCGGACCGCCCGGACCAGGGCCTGGGCCCGGGGGTCGGCCGTGACCGACTTGGCCAGGGCGTTCGTGACGTAGCCGAAGCCGATGCCCGCCTCCGGGTCCGCGAAGGCCAGCGAGCCGCCGCGGCCCGGGTGGCCGAAGGAGGCCGGGGACAGCAGCGGGGAGGCCGGGCCGTGCAGCATGTGGCCCGGGCCGAAGCGGGTGTTGACCACCAGCACCCGGTCCGGGCCGGCGGACAGTTCGCGGCCCGCCAGGGCGGTGGTGTCCGGCGCGAACAGCCGCGCGCCGTCCTGCGTGTCGGACAGCAGCGCGGCGTAGAGGCCCGCCAGGGCGCGCGCCGTGCCGATGCCCGCCGACGCGGGCAGCTCGGCCGCGCGGTACTCGGGGGCGTTCTCGTCCGGCAGCGGATCGATCGCCGCGAAGGCCCGGCGGGTCAGGGACCCGGGGTCCGCGTAGGCCTCCGAAACGTTCCTGCGCGGCCTGAGCTTCAGCGCTCCCGCCGACTGCGGCGCCTCCACCGGCGCGACCCGGCCCACCCGCGGGGCCTCCCCGTCCGGCAGGCCGATCCAGAAGTCCAGCCCCAGCGGCCCGGTCACCTCGCGCGCCAGCCACTGCCCCAGCGACTCCCCCGTCACGCGCAGCACCAGCTCCGACAGCAGCCAGCTGAAGGTCTGCGCGTGGTAGCCGTGCGCACTGCCCGGCTCCCAGAAGGCCCGCTGCCCGGCGACCGCCCGCGCGCCCGAGTGCCCGTCCACCGCCTGCGCCGGGGTCAGCCCCCGGTCCAGCGCCGGCACCCCGGCACGGTGCGCGAGCAGGTCCCGCACGAGCGCCCGCTCCTTGCCGCCCGCCTTGAACTCCGGCCAGTAGGAGGACACCGGCGCGTCCAGGTCCAGCAGTCCGCGCTGGTGCAGCAGCAGTGGGACCACCGCCGCGACGCCCTTGGTCGCCGAACGCACCACCTGCGCGGTGCCGGCGGTCCACGGCCCGGTGCCGTCCGCGTCCTTCGTACCGGCCCACAGGTCCACGACCCGCCGCCCGTCGCGGTAGACGGCCACGGCCGCGCCGCGGTCGCCGAGCGCCTCGAAGTTGCGTACGAAGGCCTCGCGGACGGCCTCGTAGCCCTCCGCCACCTCACCCTGGATGTTGACGTTCACGGGCGGTCCAACAACCCGCGGTCCGCGCTTATGCCACCGCCGCCTGTGCCGCCTACGCCTACGCCTACGCCACCGACACAGAACGCGGGTCGAAGCCGAAGGGCAGCTCCAGCCGGTGTGCCCGCATCAGCTTCTCGTCGCACAGCACGTCCTGGGTGCGCCCGTCCGCCACGATGGTCCCCTCGCTGAGGATCACCGCGCGCGGGCAGAGCTCCAGCGCGTACGGCAGGTCGTGGGTCACCATCAGCACCGTGACGTCCAGCGAGCGCAGGATGTCCGCGAGCTCCCGCCGCGAGGCCGGGTCCAGGTTGGAGGACGGCTCGTCGAGCACGAGGATCTCGGGGCGCATGGCCAGCACGGTCGCCACCGCGACCCGGCGGCGCTGCCCGAAGGACAGGTGGTGCGGAGGCCGGTCCGCGAAGGCGGCCATCCCGACCTGCTCCAGCGCCTCGCGCACCCGCTGCTCCAGCTCGGCTCCGCGCATTCCGGCGGCGGCCGGGCCGAAGGCCACGTCCTCCCGCACGGTCGGCATGAAGAGCTGGTCGTCGGGGTCCTGGAAGACGATGCCGACCCGACGGCGGACCTCGGCGAGGTTGCGCTTCTCCACGGGCAGCCCGGCCACGGCCACGGTGCCGACGCCGCCGGTCAGGATGCCGTTGAGGTGCAGCACCAGGGTGGTCTTGCCGGCGCCGTTGGGGCCGAGCAGCGCCACCCGCTCCCCGTGCCCGACGGTCAGGTCGACCCCGAAGAGGGCCTGGTGGCCGTCGGGGTAGGCGTAGGCGAGGCCGGAGACCTCCAGGGAGGCCGGCACCTTCAAAGCGTCCATCTGATTCTCCTCACGGTATTGATTCCACTACGATGGGTCACCTGCACCAGCAGCGGTCAGGGCTTGGCCGTCATGCGCCTCCTCGGAGGCAAGTGAGAAGCCGCCCCAGGCGGAGGAGTCACCCGATCAGACAGACGGCTGTCAGCATGACGGCCAGTGCTGTCAAAGGGAGCGCAGAGGCGCGCGCCCACTCTGTGGGCGTGGCCGCGACTTCGTCGATCACCGGCATCGAGCCCGCGTAGCCGCGGCTGACCATCGCGAGGTAGACCCGCTCGCCGCGCTCGTAGGACCGGATGAACAGGGCGCCGGCCGTTTTGGCGAGGACGCCCCAGTGCCGGATGCCGCGCGCCTCGAAACCGCGGGAGCGGCGGGCGATGGACATCCGGCGCAGCTCGTCGCTGATCACGTCGCCGTACCGGATCATGAAGGAGGCGATCTGCACGAGCAGCGGCGGCAGCTTGAGCCGCTGCAGGCCCAGCAGCAGGGCCCGCAGTTCGGTGGTGGAGGCGAGGAGTACGGAAGCGGCCACGCCCAGGGTGCCCTTGGCCAGCACGTTCCAGGCGCCCCAGAGGCCGGAGACGCTCAGCGACATGCCGAGGAACTCCACCCGCTCGCCCTCGGCCACGAAGGGCATCAGGACGGCGAAGGCGACGAAGGGCACCTCGATCAGCAGCCGGCGCAGCAGGAAGCCGGCCGGGATCCGGGCCACGGCGGCCGCCGCCGCGAGGAGGACGGCGTAGAGCCCGAAGGCCCACACGGCCTCGCGCGGTGTGGACACGACGACGATCACGAAGGCGAAGGTCGCGGCGAGCTTGCAGTGCGGCGGCAGGCCGTGGACCGGCGAGTGCCCGTGCCGGTAGAGCTTGTGGGCGTGGCCCGCACCCATGTCAGGCCGTCGGTACGGCCGTGGAGGCGGCCGTGAGGTCGGCGCTGCGGCGGCGGCGGACGGTCCAGAAGACGCCGGTGCCCACGGCGACGGTCGCGCCGACGCCGATCATGCCGGCGAGGCCGCCGGAGAGTCGGGCGTCGGAGACGTCCTTGACGCCGTAGTCGGCGAGCGGGGAGTCGGCGACGGCGTGCTCCGTGACCTTCTGGTCGATGCCCTTGTCGGCGGCGACCTTCTCCAGGCCGTCGGGGCTGGCGGAGGCGTAGTAGGAGACGAAGCCGGCCAGCACGAGGGCGGTGACCAGGCCGGTGATCCACACGGGCTTCGTGGAGCGGGCGGCGAGGGCCGCCGGGGCCGCGGGCGCCGGGGCCGCCGGGGCGTCGACGAGCTCGCCGCCGACGCGCAGCTTCAGCGGGGCGGACAGGCCGCGGGCGCCGTGCACGAGGTCGGGGCGGACGGCGATCACGGCGCCGACGGTGGCGGCGGTGATCAGGGCCTCGCCGATGCCGATGAGGACGTGGACTCCCACCATGGCGCCGAACACCTTGGCCAGTGGGACGTCCGTGGTGCCGCCGAGGGCGAAGAGGAGGGTGAAGAAGGCGGCCGCGGCGGGCACCGAGAGCAGGGCTCCGGCGAAGGCGGCGACGGTGACCGAGCGGCGGCTGTCGGGCAGCAGCTTGACCAGCCCGCGGAAGACGGCGTAGGCGACGACCACGGTGACGACGCCCATGGTGACGATGTTGACGCCGAGGGCGGTCAGGCCGCCGTCGGCGAACAGCAGGCCCTGCATGAGCAGGACGACGGACACGCAGAGCACCCCGGTGTAGGGGCCGACGAGGATCGCGGCGAGCGCGCCGCCCAGCAGGTGGCCGCTGGTGCCGGCGGCGACCGGGAAGTTCAGCATCTGGACGGCGAAGATGAAGGCGGCGACGAGGCCGGCGAGCGGCGCGGTGCGCTCGTCGAGCTCCCGGCGGGCGCCACGGAGGCTGACCGCCACGGCTCCGGCGGCGGCGACACCTGCGGCGATGGAGACGGGGGCATCGATGAAGCCGTCGGGCACATGCATGGTTTTGCTCCGCTTCCTGCGGTCCGTTGAACTGACAAAGTCTTTAACCGTTTAAGAATAGTGCCCAATTGCAAACGGTTGGCAAGAGCGTCAGCGTCACAAATAGACCCGCGCGGATTCGTGGGAATGTGCGAGGCTGGGGGCAATACGGACGCATATGTTCCGATTCGAGGAGTCTTGTCGATGTCAGCCACCGCCGAGAATCCACCCGCCGGCCCGACCGCCACGGCCGCCGGCGGGTCCACCGCCACGGCGACCGCGCCCTTCGTCGAGGAGCGGGTGCGCGCCCGCGTGATCACCGATGACCCGCTCTACCGGACCATTCCGGTTTCCCTGCGCTTCGTCCCCACCGAGCCCCTGGCCGTCCGGATCGTCTTCCCGGCGGACCTCTCCCCCGAGGGCACGGACAACGAGTGGGTCCTGCCCCGCGCCCTCCTGGAGGCCGGCCTCCAGGCGCCGACCGGGACCGGAGACGTGCGCGTCTGGCCCTGCGGGCGCGTCCAGGCCGTCGTCGAGTTCCACTCCCCCGAGGGTGTCGCGGTGGTCCAGTTCGACATCGCCGCGCTGCGCCGCTTCCTGCGCCGGGCGTACGCGCCCTCGCCCGCCGCCACCCGTTAGGCGGAGCCCCGGCCGTCCGCCCGAAACGGAGACGGGACCGGAGACGGAACCGGAAACGGAACCGGGACCGGAAACGGGACCGGCCCCGCACCGGTGAGGTGCGGGGCCGGTCCTTCGTTCGGACGCTCAGACGTTGACCAGCTCGCGGTCCTTGTCCGGGCCTTCGGAGCCGTCGGAGCCGTCGGCGCCGTCGGCGGACTCGCCGAGGTGCTTGCGCAGGCTCTCGCCCTCCACGTCCACGTTCGGCAGGATCCGGTCGAGCCACTTCGGCAGCCACCAGGCCTTGTGGCCGAGCAGCGCGAGGACGGCCGGGACGATGGTCATCCGGACGACGAAGGCGTCGAAGAAGACCGCGATGGCCAGGCCGAAGCCGATCATCTTGACCATCTGCTCGGTGGCGCCCATGAAGCCCGAGAACACCGCGATCATGATGACGGCCGCGGCCACGACCACCCGGGCGCTGTACTGGAAGCCGGTCACGACGGCCTGGCCCGGCCGCTCGCCGTGGACGTACGCCTCACGCATGCGGGTGACCAGGAAGACCTCGTAGTCCATGGCCAGGCCGAAGACGACGCCCACCATGAAGATCGGCATCATCGACATGATCGGACCGGTCTGCTCCACCCCGAAGAGCGAGCCGAGCCAGCCCCACTGGAAGACCGCGACGACGGCGCCGAGGGCGGCGACCACCGAGAGCAGGAAGCCGAGGGCCGCCTTGAGCGGGACCAGGATCGAGCGGAAGACGAGCATCAGGAGCAGGAAGGCGAGGCCGACGACGAGGGCCAGGTAGGGCAGCAGCGCGTCGTTCATCTTCTGCGAGAAGTCGATGTTCATCGCGGTGGCGCCGGTGACGAGGACCTCGTCCCCGCTGCCGTCGCGGATCTCGTGGACCAGCGCCTCGGTCTGCTCGGAGGACGGGCGGTCCTTCGGGACGACCGTGATGACGGCGGCGTCGCCCTCCTTGTTGAGCGCGGGCGGGGTGACCGCGGCCACGCCCTCCAGGCCCTTGATCCGCTCGGCGGTCTGGTCCGCGAGCGCCTTGTCGCCGTCCACGACGACCATCAGCGGGCCGTTGAAGCCCGGGCCGAAGCCCTCGGACAGCAGGTCGTACGCCTGGCGCTGCGTGGTGGACACCGGCTGGGAGCCGTCGTCCGGCAGGCCCATCTCCAGCTTGCCGGCCGGGATGGCCACGGCGCCGAGGCCGATGACCGCGACCAGCAGCACCATGACCGGGCGGCGCAGGATGAAGCGGGCCCAGCGGGTGCCGCCGTTGGGCTTCTGCTCGGCGCCCTCGGCGACCGGCTTGCCCTTGCCGAACAGCTTGGACTTCGCGCCCGCCGGCAGCACCTTCTTGCCGGCGAACCCGAGGAGCGCGGGGACCAGCGTCAGGGCGACGAGGACGGCGATGACCACGGTGCCGGCCGCGGCGGCGCCCATCTTGGTGAGCATGGGGATGTTGACGACGGCCAGGCCCACGAGGGCGATGACCACGGTCAGACCGGCGAAGACGACGGCGGAGCCGGCGGTTCCGACGGCCCGGCCCGCGGCCTCCTCGCGCTCGCGGCCCTCGGCGAGCTCCGAGCGGTAGCGGGAGACGATGAAGAGCGCGTAGTCGATGCCGACCGCGAGGCCGATCATCATCGCGAGGGTGGAGGTGGTGGAGCCCAGGTCCAGCACGTTGGCGAGCGCGGTGATGGAGGAGATGCCGATGCCGACGCCGATCAGCGCGGTCAGCAGCGGCAGCCCGGCCGCGATCAGCGAGCCGAAGGTGATGACCAGGACGACCGCGGCGATGGCGATGCCGATGATCTCGCCGGAACCGGTCTCGGGGGTCGCCATCAGGGCGTCGCCGCCGATCTGGACGTTCAGGCCGGAGGCCTTCGCCTCGATGCCGGATTCCTTGAGGGCCTCACGCGTCGGGTCCGTCAGCTCCATGGAGCTGACCTTGTACTTGACGCTGATGTAGGCGGTGGAGCCGTCCTGGCTCACGGCCTGCGCCTCGAAGGGGTTCGCGACCGAGGCGATCTGGTCCCGGCCGACTCCGTCCTTCAGCTCGGAGACCATCTTCTCGACCTGCGGCTTGACCGCGGCCGAGTCGACCTTCTCGCCCGCCGGGGCCTTGATCACGATGCGGGCGGTGGCGCCGTCGGCGGCCATCCCCGGGAAGCGCTGGTCCAGCAGGTCGAAGGCCTTCTGGGCCTCCGTGCCGGGTATGGAGAACGAGCCTGAGGTGGGTGCGGACGCGGAAGCCGCGCCGAAGCCTGCGACGAAGAGCAGCGCCACCCAGAGGAGGGCGACGAATCGACGGCGCCGGAAGGCACCCCTGCCGAGTCGGTAAAGGAAGGTGGCCACGTCGGTGGTTCTCCCGTTCGGGTCGTGGGATGGAATCAGGGCATGGAATGCCGGTCCGACGACGAGAGCGGCGTGTCAGGAGCAGCAGGAATCGAGCTCGGGCGCGGGGACGCCTCGGCGGAACAGCGGGGACGGCGGGGAGCAGTGGGGAGGATCAGACGCCGAGGGCGGGGAGGACCACGGCATCGATGAAGTCACCGAGGAAGCTCCGGTCGACGGACCGGTCCTCGATGAGGGGAAGGGCGATGAACGCCCCGATGAGCATGTGCGGGACGAACGGCAGGGCCGGACAGTCCGGGGCGATCTCGCCTCGGTCCACCGCCCGCTGCAGCATCGCCTGCAGACCGGTGATCTCCGGGTCGACCAGCAATTCCCGTAGCGCCTTGTGGAGCTCGGGGCTCTCGTGCACCGCATGGGTCAGGCCCCGCATCAGCGCGGTGTCCTTCGCCATCTGGGCGTCGTCGGAGTTCTCGATCATGACCCCGAAGTCCCCGCGTAGGCTGCCCGTGTCGATCTCCCGGAGGGAGACCGGCTGGGTGCAGCGCAGAGCCTTCGCGACCAGCTCGGGCTTGCTCCCCCACTGGCGGTAGAGGGTGGCCTTGCTGGACTTCGTACGGGCGGCGACCGCGTCCATGGTCAGCGCCTCGTAGCCGACTTCGCGCAGGAGGTCGAGGACCGCCCCGTGGAGTTCGGCTTCCCGCTCGGGGGTGATCCGGCTGCGGCGCGACATGACTTCTTCGACCATCTCGGCGCCTCCTCCCGACCGTTCCATCCGAACGAAACTGTTTCGTACGGATAGACCATACCCCCCTGTCAAGCGAAACGAAACCGTTCCGTTTCGCTTGGGCAGTGGTGTCGGTCACCCGCTGAACGCCTCCGGGCGCCCCCGCGACACGCGCATGGATCACCTGTACGAGTTGCCAGCCCCCCTCGGCACGGAAAGCATTGGGGGGTGAGTCACGACGCGGCGTACCTCCGGTTCCCCCATCTCCACGACGATGTGCTGTGCTTCGCCACCGAGGACGACCTCTGGGTCGCACCCCTGGTTCCCCCCGGAGCGCCGGCGGGCCGTGCCTGGCGGATCACCGTCGACCGCACCCGGGTCGGCCACCCCCGCTTCTCCCCCGACGGCAAGCACATCGCCTTCACCACCTGGCGCAGCCTCGACCCGGAGATCCACCTGGCCCCGGTGTCGGGCGGCCCGGCCCGCCGCCTCACCTACTGGGGCTCCACCGACACCCGGGTCTGCGGCTGGACCCCGCCCGACAAGGACGGCCGCAGCGACATCCTGGCCGTCTCCTCGCACGGGCAGCCCTTCTCCTACTTCTCCTGGGCCTACAGCCTGCCCACCGACGGCAGCCCCGGCGGCCGGCTCCCCTGGGGCCCCGTCTCCGACATCGCCGTCCACGACGACGCCCCGGGCGGTCCGGGCGCGGAGGGCGGCGCCGAGCGGCGCACCCTGCTGCTCAGCGGCAAGCCGCCGCACGAGCCCGCCGCGTGGAAGCGCTACCGCGGCGGCGCCACCGGCCGGCTCTGGCTGCACGGCGAGCGGCTGCTGGAGGGCATCGAGGGGCACCTGGACTCCCCGATGTTCGTGCAGGGCCGGATCGCCTTCCTCTCCGACCACGAGGGCATCGGCAACCTCTACTCCTGCCTGCCCGACGGCACGGACCTGCGCCGGCACACCGACCACGCGGAGTTCTACGCCCGGCACGCCTCCAGCGACGGCCGCCGCGTCGTCTACCAGTGCGCCGGGGACATCTGGCTCGTCGACTCACTGGCCCCCGACGCCTCCCCGCGCAAGCTGGAGGTCCGCCTCGGCGGCCCCCGCGCGGGGCGCCGCAGCTACCAGGTCCCGGCCGCCAGCCACGTCGACTCGCTCTCCGTCGACGCCACCGGGCGGGCCAGCGCCGTCGTCGTGCGCGGCAGCCTGTACTGGCTCACGCACCGCGACGGGCCCGCCCGCACCATCGCCGACACCCCGGGCGTACGGGTCCGTCTG harbors:
- a CDS encoding penicillin-binding transpeptidase domain-containing protein, whose amino-acid sequence is MNGAAKGAIIGGVFLAMLGGAGYGVYALVGDAGASESKSASGPSAPAKGTGPVSDKDAARTAAAFLAAWASGDARAAADLTNNPAAAQAAVGDYKSAAGVAKAVITPGAQTGATVTYSVAAEVTLAGVTKPLAYESKLTVVRGNTTGLPLVDWQPSVIHPELQKGDRLRGGTPDNPPVKAVDRNGKELTAEKYPSLRAVLDKLRATYGEKLGGTSGTELWIQPDSADAPKRSLLTLAEGTPGRIETVLDADVQEAAEKAVLKFPQASVVAVQPSTGNVLALADHRGDGFPASISGARAPGSTMKIVTAAMLLDRGLVSADKVAECPADVSWEGRTFKNLKGFKLDNEPFSTSFAQSCNTAFIKQIKPVNDIGALPKEAREVFGIGVEWKVGVPTVDGKVPPATGPSAAAAYIGQGEVQMNPLTMASITATARTGVFRQPVVVKSSLDGRTLAKATRSMKPSVTAQLVRMMKLTATEGTARGAMASVGGSDKGAKTGSAEVDGAQNPDSWFTGFSGDVAAAAMVEGGGHGVDAAGPIVAAVLNAG
- a CDS encoding YbaK/EbsC family protein, whose protein sequence is MTTTAHPLFAEALASLGLAPDVRSFPDGTRTAADAAAAIGCELSQIVKSLIFAADGVPVLVLMDGASRVDVEAVRRELDAGAVTRADAALVRETTGYAIGGVPPFGHRTRTRVLADRSLLVHEVVWAAAGTPHTVFPMAPRELIAHAGADLADVRER
- a CDS encoding serine hydrolase domain-containing protein, with product MNVNIQGEVAEGYEAVREAFVRNFEALGDRGAAVAVYRDGRRVVDLWAGTKDADGTGPWTAGTAQVVRSATKGVAAVVPLLLHQRGLLDLDAPVSSYWPEFKAGGKERALVRDLLAHRAGVPALDRGLTPAQAVDGHSGARAVAGQRAFWEPGSAHGYHAQTFSWLLSELVLRVTGESLGQWLAREVTGPLGLDFWIGLPDGEAPRVGRVAPVEAPQSAGALKLRPRRNVSEAYADPGSLTRRAFAAIDPLPDENAPEYRAAELPASAGIGTARALAGLYAALLSDTQDGARLFAPDTTALAGRELSAGPDRVLVVNTRFGPGHMLHGPASPLLSPASFGHPGRGGSLAFADPEAGIGFGYVTNALAKSVTADPRAQALVRAVRSAL
- a CDS encoding ABC transporter ATP-binding protein; this encodes MDALKVPASLEVSGLAYAYPDGHQALFGVDLTVGHGERVALLGPNGAGKTTLVLHLNGILTGGVGTVAVAGLPVEKRNLAEVRRRVGIVFQDPDDQLFMPTVREDVAFGPAAAGMRGAELEQRVREALEQVGMAAFADRPPHHLSFGQRRRVAVATVLAMRPEILVLDEPSSNLDPASRRELADILRSLDVTVLMVTHDLPYALELCPRAVILSEGTIVADGRTQDVLCDEKLMRAHRLELPFGFDPRSVSVA
- the cbiQ gene encoding cobalt ECF transporter T component CbiQ encodes the protein MGAGHAHKLYRHGHSPVHGLPPHCKLAATFAFVIVVVSTPREAVWAFGLYAVLLAAAAAVARIPAGFLLRRLLIEVPFVAFAVLMPFVAEGERVEFLGMSLSVSGLWGAWNVLAKGTLGVAASVLLASTTELRALLLGLQRLKLPPLLVQIASFMIRYGDVISDELRRMSIARRSRGFEARGIRHWGVLAKTAGALFIRSYERGERVYLAMVSRGYAGSMPVIDEVAATPTEWARASALPLTALAVMLTAVCLIG
- a CDS encoding energy-coupling factor ABC transporter permease, with product MHVPDGFIDAPVSIAAGVAAAGAVAVSLRGARRELDERTAPLAGLVAAFIFAVQMLNFPVAAGTSGHLLGGALAAILVGPYTGVLCVSVVLLMQGLLFADGGLTALGVNIVTMGVVTVVVAYAVFRGLVKLLPDSRRSVTVAAFAGALLSVPAAAAFFTLLFALGGTTDVPLAKVFGAMVGVHVLIGIGEALITAATVGAVIAVRPDLVHGARGLSAPLKLRVGGELVDAPAAPAPAAPAALAARSTKPVWITGLVTALVLAGFVSYYASASPDGLEKVAADKGIDQKVTEHAVADSPLADYGVKDVSDARLSGGLAGMIGVGATVAVGTGVFWTVRRRRSADLTAASTAVPTA
- a CDS encoding SsgA family sporulation/cell division regulator, with amino-acid sequence MSATAENPPAGPTATAAGGSTATATAPFVEERVRARVITDDPLYRTIPVSLRFVPTEPLAVRIVFPADLSPEGTDNEWVLPRALLEAGLQAPTGTGDVRVWPCGRVQAVVEFHSPEGVAVVQFDIAALRRFLRRAYAPSPAATR
- a CDS encoding MMPL family transporter, with the translated sequence MATFLYRLGRGAFRRRRFVALLWVALLFVAGFGAASASAPTSGSFSIPGTEAQKAFDLLDQRFPGMAADGATARIVIKAPAGEKVDSAAVKPQVEKMVSELKDGVGRDQIASVANPFEAQAVSQDGSTAYISVKYKVSSMELTDPTREALKESGIEAKASGLNVQIGGDALMATPETGSGEIIGIAIAAVVLVITFGSLIAAGLPLLTALIGVGIGISSITALANVLDLGSTTSTLAMMIGLAVGIDYALFIVSRYRSELAEGREREEAAGRAVGTAGSAVVFAGLTVVIALVGLAVVNIPMLTKMGAAAAGTVVIAVLVALTLVPALLGFAGKKVLPAGAKSKLFGKGKPVAEGAEQKPNGGTRWARFILRRPVMVLLVAVIGLGAVAIPAGKLEMGLPDDGSQPVSTTQRQAYDLLSEGFGPGFNGPLMVVVDGDKALADQTAERIKGLEGVAAVTPPALNKEGDAAVITVVPKDRPSSEQTEALVHEIRDGSGDEVLVTGATAMNIDFSQKMNDALLPYLALVVGLAFLLLMLVFRSILVPLKAALGFLLSVVAALGAVVAVFQWGWLGSLFGVEQTGPIMSMMPIFMVGVVFGLAMDYEVFLVTRMREAYVHGERPGQAVVTGFQYSARVVVAAAVIMIAVFSGFMGATEQMVKMIGFGLAIAVFFDAFVVRMTIVPAVLALLGHKAWWLPKWLDRILPNVDVEGESLRKHLGESADGADGSDGSEGPDKDRELVNV
- a CDS encoding TetR/AcrR family transcriptional regulator; this encodes MVEEVMSRRSRITPEREAELHGAVLDLLREVGYEALTMDAVAARTKSSKATLYRQWGSKPELVAKALRCTQPVSLREIDTGSLRGDFGVMIENSDDAQMAKDTALMRGLTHAVHESPELHKALRELLVDPEITGLQAMLQRAVDRGEIAPDCPALPFVPHMLIGAFIALPLIEDRSVDRSFLGDFIDAVVLPALGV